A portion of the Chondrinema litorale genome contains these proteins:
- a CDS encoding DnaJ domain-containing protein, producing MKDYYQILEIPRNASSEEIKRAYRKLAVKYHPDKNDGNKHAEEKFKAVNEAYRTLSNSSKRYYYDNPQEAAKIQYQKSYLYRKIQFYKRRQAEKNLYREPKTVTFVRNIVVLTMLFVTLYIGFTSSSSFFGNTSRSVTIRLYEFNNLIPKVNSTVYDTIYRSYKEELIAKAEIYKMMGNSNYRKGFYKEALDQYLTIYYNQKYIEGFSDLVDYMQICFLKISAQDQEKLLASLDKYSLQKDIFINIPDEIHEFGGKEIS from the coding sequence ATGAAAGATTACTACCAAATTTTAGAAATACCCCGAAATGCCTCTAGTGAGGAAATTAAAAGAGCATACAGAAAACTCGCTGTAAAATATCATCCAGATAAAAATGATGGGAACAAACATGCTGAAGAAAAATTTAAAGCGGTAAACGAAGCATACAGAACACTTTCTAATTCAAGTAAAAGGTATTATTACGACAACCCACAAGAGGCTGCTAAAATACAATATCAGAAATCATACTTATATCGAAAAATACAGTTTTACAAAAGAAGACAGGCAGAGAAAAATCTTTATAGAGAGCCCAAAACCGTCACATTTGTTAGAAACATTGTGGTTCTCACCATGCTTTTCGTCACTCTCTACATAGGTTTTACATCTTCTAGCTCTTTTTTTGGAAATACAAGCAGGTCTGTAACCATTAGGTTATATGAGTTTAACAACCTCATCCCAAAAGTAAACTCAACTGTTTATGATACTATTTACAGGTCTTACAAAGAAGAATTAATTGCCAAAGCAGAAATCTATAAAATGATGGGTAATAGCAATTACCGCAAAGGTTTTTATAAAGAAGCATTAGACCAGTACCTTACAATATATTACAATCAGAAATATATCGAAGGCTTTTCTGACTTAGTAGACTATATGCAAATTTGTTTTTTGAAAATTTCAGCACAAGATCAGGAAAAATTATTGGCAAGTTTGGACAAATACAGTTTACAGAAAGATATTTTTATTAACATCCCTGACGAAATACATGAGTTTGGAGGTAAAGAAATTTCTTAA
- a CDS encoding glycoside hydrolase family 16 protein: protein MKKMILINLLLALLFLNECSEDEKEIEPPTNIQFTADISEDKSGKVVFNISADNATYYVFFPGASQSEIGVESESGIFEYTYAKSGDYSAKVYIYYADDHFITEKLDVSVETNIEAGYALVWSDEFENDGAPNDENWDYDIGTGSDGWGNNEDQYYTSREENVKVEDGVLKIIAKSESYEGSAFTSARLLTKDKFEFSYGKVEVRAKLPKGGGTWPAIWMLGANIESVGWPECGEIDIMEHVGNNEGTVSTAIHTNSSFGATQNYKATTIENVTSEFHVYGLEWTEDNLTISVDSVNYYTYNPASKGVDHWPFNKDCFIILNIAIGGTLGGTVSTDFKEGIMEIDYVRVYQE, encoded by the coding sequence ATGAAAAAGATGATTTTAATTAACCTATTATTAGCTCTACTCTTTTTGAATGAATGTTCAGAAGATGAAAAAGAAATTGAGCCCCCTACAAACATTCAGTTTACAGCCGACATAAGCGAAGATAAATCCGGCAAAGTAGTATTTAATATCAGTGCAGATAATGCTACTTATTACGTATTTTTTCCGGGTGCTTCACAAAGCGAAATCGGTGTAGAATCTGAAAGCGGAATTTTTGAATATACTTATGCCAAAAGTGGAGATTACTCTGCAAAAGTTTACATCTACTATGCTGACGATCATTTTATTACTGAAAAGTTAGATGTTTCTGTAGAAACCAATATTGAAGCAGGTTATGCTTTAGTCTGGTCTGATGAATTTGAAAATGATGGTGCCCCTAATGATGAAAATTGGGATTACGACATTGGCACTGGTTCCGATGGTTGGGGAAATAACGAAGATCAATACTATACTAGCCGAGAAGAAAATGTAAAAGTTGAAGATGGTGTATTAAAGATTATTGCTAAAAGTGAAAGTTACGAAGGCAGTGCATTTACATCTGCCAGATTGCTTACAAAAGACAAATTTGAATTTTCCTATGGCAAAGTTGAAGTAAGAGCAAAACTACCAAAAGGTGGAGGTACGTGGCCTGCTATATGGATGTTAGGTGCCAATATAGAATCTGTTGGCTGGCCAGAATGTGGTGAAATTGACATAATGGAACACGTTGGTAACAATGAAGGCACAGTAAGTACGGCGATACATACCAACTCTAGTTTTGGTGCCACACAAAATTACAAGGCTACCACTATTGAAAATGTAACCTCGGAGTTTCATGTTTATGGTCTTGAATGGACAGAAGACAATTTAACTATATCTGTCGATAGTGTTAATTATTACACTTACAATCCAGCTTCAAAAGGCGTAGATCACTGGCCATTTAACAAAGATTGTTTCATTATTTTAAACATTGCTATTGGTGGTACTTTAGGAGGAACTGTTTCAACAGATTTTAAAGAAGGAATTATGGAAATTGATTATGTAAGAGTCTATCAAGAATAG